One Hemibagrus wyckioides isolate EC202008001 linkage group LG07, SWU_Hwy_1.0, whole genome shotgun sequence DNA segment encodes these proteins:
- the LOC131356312 gene encoding uncharacterized protein LOC131356312: MSSRSLLLVLLVLACLQSFMADGECMALRPTERDLEANQESSKNVRLPSHCCFNFQKTPVPEKFVISYKKTLADCTKPGVILYLTKDRLVCVNPAEVWVQNIMKNIAQHQEASERQARSMITRRSDCIKTIIIIITSTSAVMFSRCVLLGLLVLACLQCFTTAQSANTPSSCCFRFQTQPVPIRHIAAYAVTELQCTKSGIIFTLKDGQLVCADPDKMWVKNLKKRIDDRLSKSQ; the protein is encoded by the exons atgtCATCTCGTTCTCTCCTGCTGGTTCTGCTGGTTCTTGCCTGTCTTCAGTCCTTCATGGCAGATGGAG AGTGTATGGCTCTACGTCCGACTGAGCGGGATCTGGAAGCCAATCAGGAGTCTAGTAAAA ATGTACGTCTACCAAGTCACTGCTGTTTCAATTTCCAGAAAACTCCAGTCCCTGAAAAATTCGTTATATCCTATAAAAAAACTCTGGCTGACTGCACAAAACCTGGAGTCAT TCTTTACCTAACGAAAGACCgtcttgtgtgtgtgaaccCCGCTGAAGTGTGGGTGCAGAACATCATGAAAAACATCGCTCAGCATCAGGAAG CATCAGAGCGTCAGGCCAGGTCCATGATCACCAGG CGCTCTGATTGCATcaagaccatcatcatcatcatcacctccacaTCAGCAGTCATGTTCTCTCGTTGTGTCCTGCTGGGTCTGCTGGTCCTCGCCTGTCTTCAGTGTTTCACGACGGCACAGA GTGCCAATACACCATCTTCGTGCTGTTTCAGATTTCAGACTCAACCAGTCCCAATAAGACACATCGCAGCATATGCAGTAACAGAGCTTCAGTGTACAAAATCTGGAATCAT CTTTACTCTGAAGGACGGTCAACTGGTGTGTGCAGATCCTGACAAAATGTGGGTGAAGAACCTCAAGAAGAGAATTGACGACCGCCTGTCTAAAAGCCAGTAG